The following are from one region of the Mixophyes fleayi isolate aMixFle1 chromosome 7, aMixFle1.hap1, whole genome shotgun sequence genome:
- the FAIM gene encoding fas apoptotic inhibitory molecule 1 isoform X1, giving the protein MAARDEVTVYEDEMRSRYTRLEKMSDLVAVWEVALSDGVHKIEFEHGTTSGKRVVYVDGKEIIRKDWMFKLVGKEAFPVGASQTKATINIDAVSGFAYEYTLEVNGKSLKKYMENRSKTTNTWVLHVDGEDCRVVLEKDTMDVWCNGKKMETAGEFVDDGTETHFSIGDHDCCIKAVSSGKRREGIVHMLVVDDREIPESAA; this is encoded by the exons ATGGCAGCTCGCGATGAGGTCACGGTGTACGAGGATGAAATGAG ATCCCGTTACACCCGGCTGGAGAAGATGAGCGACCTGGTGGCTGTGTGGGAGGTCGCTCTCAGCGACGGCGTCCATAAGATTGAGTTTGAACATGGGACCACGTCAGGGAAACGAGTGGTGTATGTGGACGGCAAG GAGATCATCCGGAAAGATTGGATGTTTAAGCTGGTGGGGAAGGAGGCCTTTCCTGTGGGGGCTTCTCAGACCAAGGCCACGATTAACATCGATGCAGTCAGTGGTTTTGCATATGAGTACACGCTGGAGGTGAACGGGAAGAGTCTGAAGAAGTACATGGAGAACCGGTCTAAGACCACCAACACCTGGGTGCTGCATGTGGATGGAGAGGACTGCCGGGTGGTCCTAG AGAAGGACACGATGGACGTCTGGTGTAACGGCAAAAAGATGGAGACTGCG GGAGAGTTTGTAGATGACGGCACCGAAACTCATTTCAGCATCGGGGATCACGACTGCTGTATAAAGGCTGTGAGCAGCGGCAAACGCAGAGAGGGCATCGTACATATGCTGGTGGTGGATGACCGGGAAATCCCGGAGAGTGCGGCGTAA
- the FAIM gene encoding fas apoptotic inhibitory molecule 1 isoform X2: MSDLVAVWEVALSDGVHKIEFEHGTTSGKRVVYVDGKEIIRKDWMFKLVGKEAFPVGASQTKATINIDAVSGFAYEYTLEVNGKSLKKYMENRSKTTNTWVLHVDGEDCRVVLEKDTMDVWCNGKKMETAGEFVDDGTETHFSIGDHDCCIKAVSSGKRREGIVHMLVVDDREIPESAA, encoded by the exons ATGAGCGACCTGGTGGCTGTGTGGGAGGTCGCTCTCAGCGACGGCGTCCATAAGATTGAGTTTGAACATGGGACCACGTCAGGGAAACGAGTGGTGTATGTGGACGGCAAG GAGATCATCCGGAAAGATTGGATGTTTAAGCTGGTGGGGAAGGAGGCCTTTCCTGTGGGGGCTTCTCAGACCAAGGCCACGATTAACATCGATGCAGTCAGTGGTTTTGCATATGAGTACACGCTGGAGGTGAACGGGAAGAGTCTGAAGAAGTACATGGAGAACCGGTCTAAGACCACCAACACCTGGGTGCTGCATGTGGATGGAGAGGACTGCCGGGTGGTCCTAG AGAAGGACACGATGGACGTCTGGTGTAACGGCAAAAAGATGGAGACTGCG GGAGAGTTTGTAGATGACGGCACCGAAACTCATTTCAGCATCGGGGATCACGACTGCTGTATAAAGGCTGTGAGCAGCGGCAAACGCAGAGAGGGCATCGTACATATGCTGGTGGTGGATGACCGGGAAATCCCGGAGAGTGCGGCGTAA